AACATGGATTCGAACACCCAGCAACGCCAAAAATGAGCGAAAATTAAAGCCAGAAGCAATGGGCAACTTACTCCAAAAGTAACCCCAAATATCGCAGCAGTTTAACTCAGCTCTACCCAAAATTAACCCAAGAAAATGTCTAAAATCACTGCCTGCTGTTTTCCAACAAGAAGCCCAAGCAAGGGTACAAAATTTCGCAATTTAGGGGTCAGAATAAGACAAATTGAGGCAGGAATTGCAATACCTCCACAtgtcaaaaattgacaggtggtAACGTGCTGGGGTGGACGGCCGCGAGAGGGTTGGAGCTGGTGCTGGGGTGGAAGCGAGCTGGAGGTAGGCGGCTGAGGATGGTGACGCGGCCGAGGCGCGGCGAGCTTGGAGGTGGCTTGTGAAGCTGCGGCGGACGGCGTGCTCGCTGGGCTGCGCGTGGCGATGGGCTGGCTGTGGCGTGCGGCTGAGGATGGTAGACAGTAGGGGGAAAGGTGAGGCCCGCGGCTGTCGCGCCTGGTGGTGCGCGCAAAACAGCGGAGAAAGGGTGGAATTGGTGGCGTGCGAGGTTGCAGCCGCTGGTGGAGATAGCGGGTTAGCGGCGGTCACGGGCTGTGGGAGAGAAATGAGTGGCGGCTGATGGAGCTTGGAGCTTGGAGCGTGGAGGCGGAGTGATGCGGTGTTGGTGTGAAGGTGGCGGACGGCGAGGCGCGGCGGAGCTCGGCGAGCTGTGGGTGGACGGCCGTGGGCAGGGGAAGAagtaaaagaaaagggaaaaagggaaaGTAGCGGGgaagaaggagaaagaaaagaaagaaagaaagaagaaaaaagaaaaagaaaagagaaaaagaaaaaaataaaagaaaataaattggttttggggtttttttcaatgttttttccaattttttttggatttaaattttcaaaatttgaatttttgaagaaaaagaaaaaaatgtttttttttttgaattttctcaatgtgaaattttaaatttttttttttttttttttttacaaagaaAACCCAGTCTTAGGGTGGGCACGCCTAACCGCTCCGTCGTCTTTTGACCATCCGGCGAAATTCTCGCACCGTTAGCGTGACCACctagcgtgggcacgtctaactgctatagagtccgcagatcctgaacgaaaatttctttctcttaggcgtgaccacctgacgtgggcacgtctaactgctatagagtccgcagatcctgaacgaaaatttttttccctcaggcgtgaccacctggcgtgggcacgtctaactgcctTAGAGTCCGCAGATTCTTGCCTTCCAACCCTTTTCCCCAgacgtgaccacctggcgtgggcacgcctaaatGCCAATTCCCTgtcaccaaacatcaaactattaattgCTGCTAATACctaactaaaacttcaaaaatgcatgaaaactgaaacaaatagtcttgggttacctcccaagtagcgcctttctttaatgtctttggctagacattttcATGTGTATTCATGGAGGATAgaatcttgtggctcgtttcagtgcttcatcttctatgtaatcctgatagccctcgtaaatagagtaattcttgggcacacgagctacgggcttccatggactagtaaatggcaccaaacaaacaagtgatgatcttaaatcttcactcactcctccatcaagagcacttattggttcgagatattttgccatcatgactcttaatttattcctggcatgaaattcaaaatcgtctggtataataaaatcaatctcactaacaggaattaaagaataagagtcaggaaaatattgatcaaggaatggaggagatgtcaccgcatttggagatagttcactggattcattcacttgaaccatttgatgttggggtctcaattcttgctcttcaactttcttttcaactacatctttagattcttcttctcGAGACTCTTGCAGTATCATGTCATTTGTcagaataattgcactctcatcttcctcatggtcgataatagtcggtgaggacaattcttcataaactggagaaatcaatttgctcGTTTTAAATGCCCATTCAAGCCTTGCTTCTTTCATCTCTTCACTCAtcttttgtgtctcctgttgaagttgatgtacctcctgttgaatttgatatgtgttagtagctattaattcaaccatttcttcaagagacatacctgacatggatgacggttcttgagactctagctgttgaaaatctagtggccctgttgtataattataactggagttatcccaccacccttgatcatacccgtttggattagggttataccacgtttgagaccatggtgaaaaatctccataattattgggTGGGACACTCaaattatcttgatattcggggtaCATACCGGtcgaatgatccctggcataacaaatttcacaggttgcagcagccattctttctctaatagagtttagtgcctctaaatatgcaaacttagaaaaaaaatCAGTCTCATTGCCTTCCtcggaaacaaaatccagtaaatcaccaaaatacggagtgttagaagtCATGAActatttaataaaaaaaaaagagaaataaattaaaaatgaaaacaaggtgaacttcaaaaagaaacaaattaatctgacaccagtccccggcaacggcgccaaaaattgacaggcgtcaaacctgtgcaataataaatacctgcttaaataaaatacaaattctgtatatagcggtaagcagggtcgaatccacagggactggggataatttaatttcttctcaagttccagatatggggggttttgaaaatgatagtaactaaattacttggaataaattaattaaaataaaataactacaactcaaataactaattatcacaataaaaataataatggacgaactctagccaagagacaacttcggagatggttcacttaattcgatcacagatgcaaggattattccagttactatctgataaattagttatagttgtcatacacgcgataaacaaccaactcttcctcaatttgtcgatagccaaggtacgaccgttgactatttctctaatcaggaaataaccctaggtacgaccatagaagttcaattccctaattgcatgaataattagaagagcctaattctaaccaatcaacacgctacgagggtctctttaagttagcctgcctatctccctgacacaaacccaatcatgccagttgccaccagtttagaataattaaacaattacggatttaactaccctaattggcttcaggttattgaattaatctagaatccgggccctggataatcgaataataaaacaaccatatgaacataaagcagaagatagacaaataccagtgaataatgggaataaataaaaactaattcgatctcacaaatttagtagaaccaaatcctccgttgttcttgactagacaaacttagccacgcctcatgagaaaatcttcaagtaattcccctgaggtccaggccatcaaaagagccaagaaagaaacgaaaaaactaaaactatcctAAAGCTTCGATAAGAACTAAAGATAAAAAGTATTCATCCCCTGATCTCCATCCGTGTACTTGTTTTTAAAGCCAAAGAGGACTAATGCCTCTCCTAGTGCGTGGATCCCGCCGAATTGagagtcaaagtccaagacggAAACTCTGCCGAATTGAGAGAAAACCAAATCCACAAGGTGGGTCCTGCCGAATTGCTTCTTGTTTCCCATCTCTGTACGTTACTTCTCTTAAAGGCCAAATGAAGAAAAAGCCTTTTCTCCTCTCGTGGTCCCCACCGAAATTGGGAAGCTAAAagaaatacaagaagaaagctcCGTTGATGTTTTAGGACTCTTGGTCCGCGGCTACTAGTCAGCCAGGAGCAAAGACCAAGGCAATCCGTCTCCTCTTGTGGGCCAAGTCCATGGGACTTTCTTCTTAAGTCTCCCACTTATGGAgcaagtccctcctttttggtaattttttgcTTCATTCCCTGAAATTAAATCCAGATACCAAATCTAAGTAGATATCgacaattaacacaatatttggcaGGGATAAAagaggaaattaataataaaattactaacaaattataccctatcaccTCAACAAGAAAAACAGGTAAGAAAGGTGATGAATGTTGAGATTCTGAAGACAAGCTTCAAATGTCCAAATGTCTGAATGATACGTCTAACTGGCTATGAATGCAGACCATACATAAGTTAATAACAATAAGGCTCAAAAAAATACcaataaagagaaaaagaatgTTCCATGCCCCCTGTCCCTCCCAATATCAAACGTGttatcttgttttttttttctctttatccattactattactattactatCACTATATTAAAAGTATGACGAGATTTGGCATTATGAGTTGTAAGCACTTTTTTAATCTTAATTTATGCTGTTTCCATATTACCCCAagttattgtattttaattgtggtaataattaaaatatgaatCATTCCAAATGAATATATCTCAATAATAATggtaattaaaatgaaaaactcCCTATTAAAACTATTTAGCGACCCTTACATTTCATCTCCAATTTTTATGTGCATCAAAGTTTCTTATTCGAAACATTTTCTTACTGAAAATAGTTTGACCAATTTCATTAACCACAATTTTAAGATTgtaaaaaaatattagtataaaaAAGTAGACGCTCTTAGAACAAAAGAGAATAAGAAAAGAGTCTATATTCATTTGGAGAATCTTGATATGAATATCATGAGACAAGTACATAATTATGTGCCGTCTATCAGTATAAAGAAATactaaaagaaaagcaaaaataaaagaatccaaCTATTTCTATCAATTGAAACTAAATAGCCATTTTAAGATAGTTAAGCTGTATAAATCATTTTGTTCTTGTCAACCACAATAACACTTAGAAAAAAGTCATTAATCCAAATTCAACAATGCACCGCATattattcaattcaaattcacgaaatttttttgaaaagttcAACTGGAAAGATATAATGTAAAATGTTCAAGCGAAGTTGGATATGAGCACGATTCATATATTTTAttcttaaataattaattcattctAACTATACATTCTAACTATacaattgcatttcatttgtcTTAGCAAGggaaaataatatttaaaatattgatacaaatttttttatttcttaaaatttgttGATTTCATCAGAAACTTTACTTTGGGGTTTATTTTTTAGTAAGAAAAGGCACGTCTAGACTCTGGTTCGTAAACGAGCTTTCCAAAAAGGTAAAGAAAAGGGTGAGCGTGGTGAAAATAATTAGAATGACAAAATCTAACTAATCAATTTATTTATTCTAATACCCCTTTAGAAATTGATTTTACGATTTAAGTCTTTATTTTACTAATAATTATGAATTCTATTTACTAGGCTCACACTTGACATGTATGCATATATTTCCTATTTAGCAATATTTTTTGtacaatattaaaaaaataatattatgatTTTATGGTAAAAATATTGCGAGCATACAACATCTTTGGTGAAAAATAACCGAATTAGGAATTATTTATCAAAGCTAAATCCATAATTTACCAAAAAGATCATcataaattaaaaaagaaaactaaaaataaattcaaaaataattgaTCAAAGAGTTCATATTTAGATGGTCTTTGAAATAATAATTGGTTAACGAAAATATGACATGTTTTATTATCATGTAAACaatcaaatttcacaaaaaaaaaaatataagacaTGTTATATTTGGGTTAATATAATCACGTGCAAAGTACGTGAACTTTTACTAGTTTATTAAATGGATTGTTGATtgaattcttggtgttaatctcaaaattaaattaaagtcCTACTTCATTGACATAAGCAATTATATATAACGTGCAAGATTAATCAAAATAATTTGGCAGTATGGTGTGATTGACCCGGTTGCGAAATTAGTGCTGCTAGATGTATTAAAAGATTATTAAGAGCGTAATTAATGCTGTATTATTCAAACATTTGGACTAATGACTAAGGGTCTTGCAATGGAGTCGttttctatatatattttttaaataatccAAGAAATGTCCATTTACTATTTGTCCTTTCTTTTCTATATACTAGCAATCTGTGACCAGAGAAAGAGAAGAGCACTCGATTGTGAGGTTTTGCAGTTCTTATCTCCTTTTACATTTGAGCGTTGTCTCATCATCTCTAAATTGAGATCTCTGCTGGTTCTCTTATTAATCTTTGATTAGATGGCCTCCAGCACTAAAGTATTACTTGCATTTCTTCTGCTTTGGATTGGATGGTTTCTGtccaatttttaatttaattaaaatcACATGGAGTTATGATATAGGTTtttaaatcagaaaaaattaaattaaatatttagcAAACCACAagaaatttttgatattttacccttttaatTTTGATTGAGATATGTGATTCCTCTGTTTTCTAGTGCATGAGCTGTGTGAAAATTGAAAGTTTAACAAACGCCAAACCATGACAAAACGTTTTTGCAATTGACTAAATTGTAAACAGCCCCAAACGTTTCAAGATTTTAATGATTAAAGGGAGCCCTTTTTGATTGGTTAGACAGCCGCAGGAATGCTGAATCGTGTATTTATCAAAATATGATTACAAGTAACCCATAATAATATTATCAATACATAACACTCCAGTACAATTAACAACCACCAAAATTATCAGAAGAAATACTAATAATTAATTCCAAGGTAATATGATCTAATCTTAAATAAGGGTACCTACTTCCTACTAGTTATCATAAAAGGGTCATAAACTGAAATTATAAAAATGAAACTTATAGTCCAAAGCATTAAAACTTCTATTTATTGGAAAACACCATACCTGAAATCGAATTGTACTCGTATAGTTTTTACAAATTATTGTGTTTGGATAgcacattttttcataaatactATTTTATATGTATCACAATTATAATTCCCAATTAACTTGTTGTGCAGTGGGGTCGTTCTGATGACATGATTGCTAAGAGCGTAGTCAATGCTGTACCATTCCAACAGTTGGACTAATGGATAACGCAGTGCAGTGGggtctttttttctttcaatcatCCAAGAAGAATCCAATGACTATTTGTCATTTACTTTCTGGACACTAGCAATCAACGTACAGAAAAGAGGAGAGCACTTGTTTTTGAGGTTTTGCAGATCTTCTCGTCTCCTTTCATATTTGAGAACTGTTTTATCTCTTAAATTGAGATCGATACATTCCGGTTCCCTTGTTGATCTTCCTTTTATTAGATGGCCTCCACTAGTATCACTTGTATTTCTTCCACCTTGGATGATCTGCAAGCGCTGGAGAACGGTTATCCAGAATTTCCAAATTGGCCGCAGAAGTACCTGAGACGCAAGCTAAGACATCTGAGAACATTTCTTCTGTGTGCGAGAAAATACAGCAACGATGATGTGCAATTACCATTTGACAACAAAAAGAACCAGGCAAATAATCATCATGCAAGCCTAGAAGCTCTGGCAGTTCGGATTGGCGAAGCCATTCCCAAGTGGGCAAAGGAGATCCAATCTTCTTATCAGCCTTGGAAAGTGGTCCATCATTTAGAAAAAGACTTGGGATCCTTCGAACAAGAAATTTGCGAATGGTACGTCGTTTTCTTGGGTTCCTCGTCACGGCAGTCCAGTAATTCGGTCGTTCGAAAAGATGACCTTATGGAATTCATGGATTCTCTTCTGGAGAATCTAGTGAATTTTCGTCCAAAGAGTCGGCTGGCACATCAAGTTCGACTAATTAAAGCCCTTGAAGAGAAGCTGGCGTTCATGAAAAACTTCATCCGTTTTCTCACACTGCATGACGTTGAAAACACAGAATTGGGACCCTTGTTGGTTCACACTGAAGCTGTGGCTATCAATGCAGCAGGCCTCTCTTATAAGTTCCAGTTTAAGAAGGGTTTCGGATCTCCCGAGGATATCAAGGAAAGCATTTCGGAACTGCCGCAGAAGAGTTTTCCTGTTGAACCGCAAGTCCTTGAGACTTGTATGCAGGCCCTGATTGCTTCAAAATTATCAAGACAATCATACGGAGATACAGATGAGCACATATTGAGAGACTTCTACCATTCTCTCCTGTGTAATCTTTGGGAGATACTAAAGCATGGTACTTGTCCTGTGATTTTGCGTCAACTACAAATGTTTTACGAGGGGCTAGACTCCTTGAGAAACATTTTGAAGGAGAAGCCAAAGGAGTTCGATGAGAAAGTAAGAGATCCTACTCGAGTCGTGAAATGTTATGGAGGAGATTTTATTTCCCCACTCTCTCTGAATGCAATCAAAGACGCTATACAAGCATGGTTCGAagtctcggccgagtcgtcaccgtctcgGTCCCTACCGATACGATACCGTGACGAAACGATACCGAGATACTTGACTCGCCGAGAAATCGGTCGAGACGTCACCGCGACGgattgactcggccgagtcacacCGAGTCACACCGAGTTATCCCGAGTCAAGACGAGAAATCGGTCGAGTTACAccgtgatggattgatttggccatttcttttgctattttttattatttttgtttagtatactttttttatattattaataatttttagaatattaaatactttaaaatttgcgtctcaccgAGACCACGACCGATATGCCGAAACCGATGTGGAACGTTCCGGGCCGCGACCGTGACCGCGAccacgactttgaaccatgcataCAAGCCAAGGATATGGATATCGTGTGTTCTGAGTTATTGGAAATAATTAAGCTCATCGATGCAGTAATCACAGAGAAGTGTCCAGAATCATCATCATTCACTTTTCCTACGACCAATGGACTGGGCTTTGTTGATTCCCTTCTAGAAAAGATGATGGATGTGACAAGTTCTGAGGCTGGCTCGATTGCTTTGATCGATCATCCAATTCAAAAAGTCCAGGAACAGCTTGTCTGTTTACGTTCTTTGCTGTGGAAAATTGTGGAGCTGCAAAATGAAGATGAGGAGGTCCAGGCAATTTGGAATCGTCTTGTTGGGGTGGCATACAGGACAGAGTTTCTTATTGACTCCTTAATAACTGGAAATATCTTAGATTCTTCTTCAATGtccattcattccattttagaAGAAATGAACATCATTAAAGCTGCGGCCTTGAAGATTGGTGATAGCGAAAGACTTGGTGGAAAAGTTAAGGAAGTAACGAAGAGATTCAATCACATGCCACAAGAAGGAAGTAAGCCAATAGTCAATGATGTGGTGGTGGGATTCGAGGATGAGACGGCATCGATAATCAATGGACTCAGAAATGGATCACGCCAAGTGACAATTGTTTCCATTGTGGGTATGCCGGGATGCGGTAAGACAACTTTGGCTAGAAAAGTGTACAATGATTCTTCAGTGAAGTCCCATTTTTATGAGCGTGCTTGGTGTACTATTtctcaaatatatcaaaagagAAATCTGTTGCTTCAAATTTTGACTTGTATTGAGTCCAAGCTTCCTGAGGATGTTTTTAAGATGGGTGAAGAAGATCTGGCTCTTCAAGTCAAAAGACGTTTGTTGAAAAACAGATATCTCATTGTTTTGGATGATGTATGGGACATTGATGCATGGAACGGATTGGAAGCCTCATTCCCTGATGATGGAAATGGAAGTAGAGTTATCTTGACAAGTCGGCTCCGTGGTGTTGCTCCGCAAGACAAACTCGACCATGAACCATATTCTCTTCGTCAACTCACTCCTAATGAGAGCTGGGATTTGCTAAAAGGGAAGTTATATCCTGGACAAGATTTGGCTCCTCCAGAACTATGTGAAATTCGACAGCAAGTCGTGGAAATGTGTCAAGGACTACCTCTTACGGTTGTCATTCTTGCCGGAATTCTCTCAAGGATGGACCGATATGGTTGGAAAGAAGCTGTGGAAGGTTTAAGTTCAAGGAATGTTTCTAGTACGGAACAATGTACCGCTACATTAGAGCTGAGTTACAAACATTTACCTGATACTTTGAAGgcatgttttctttattttggagcCTTTCCAGAAGACCATGAACACAATACCAAGAGGTTGATTTCTCTATGGGTCGCTGAAGGACTTGTTCAAAAAACTCAGCTCAAGAGATCAGAGGATGTGGCAAATGATTACCTGATGGAACTTATTAGCAGAAGCTTAGTCATAGTTTCGAAACCAAGATCCATTGATGGGGTCAAAGCTTGTCGCATTCACGATTTGTTATATGAGTTTTGTGTGACAAAAGCCAAAGAAGAAAAGCTTTTGCAGCGGGTACGTAGGTATGATGACTTATCTGCTTTCACTGTGCCATGCTACCTACGCCGCTTATGCATTATTGATTCTAATCCTGAGCACTTTGACAACTTGAGGTTATTTTCTCCTGCCATACGCAGTCTATTATTCTTAAGTAGTGGCATGGGCAACGAAGTATATTTTGATTTTAGGTtcatttttcacatcatcaAACTTGTTACAGTGTTAGATTTGAGCCAAATTGGTGTTAGATTTGAGCCAAATTGGACTCGACCCCTTTCCTAGAGAGTTAGAACTGCTTGTTCACTTGCGCTACTTGGCGATTCTAGGTCAAGGTAAACTCAATCTCCCACCATCAATATGCAATCTCCcgaatttggaaactttgat
This sequence is a window from Coffea eugenioides isolate CCC68of chromosome 7, Ceug_1.0, whole genome shotgun sequence. Protein-coding genes within it:
- the LOC113777227 gene encoding putative late blight resistance protein homolog R1B-12, which translates into the protein MPKPMWNVPGRDRDRDHDFEPCIQAKDMDIVCSELLEIIKLIDAVITEKCPESSSFTFPTTNGLGFVDSLLEKMMDVTSSEAGSIALIDHPIQKVQEQLVCLRSLLWKIVELQNEDEEVQAIWNRLVGVAYRTEFLIDSLITGNILDSSSMSIHSILEEMNIIKAAALKIGDSERLGGKVKEVTKRFNHMPQEGSKPIVNDVVVGFEDETASIINGLRNGSRQVTIVSIVGMPGCGKTTLARKVYNDSSVKSHFYERAWCTISQIYQKRNLLLQILTCIESKLPEDVFKMGEEDLALQVKRRLLKNRYLIVLDDVWDIDAWNGLEASFPDDGNGSRVILTSRLRGVAPQDKLDHEPYSLRQLTPNESWDLLKGKLYPGQDLAPPELCEIRQQVVEMCQGLPLTVVILAGILSRMDRYGWKEAVEGLSSRNVSSTEQCTATLELSYKHLPDTLKACFLYFGAFPEDHEHNTKRLISLWVAEGLVQKTQLKRSEDVANDYLMELISRSLVIVSKPRSIDGVKACRIHDLLYEFCVTKAKEEKLLQRVRRYDDLSAFTVPCYLRRLCIIDSNPEHFDNLSDNLDNSSQLRDLDFLSCLSLDPEENISKLLRKFPNIRKLRCSVNLEPDVEYHVAMDCLSQLESLSLSRVLYGYQQFHIDFQFPLSIKRLTLTYFGMPWRKMAAIGNLPNLEVLKLLRRSFEGEIWEMEVEKFPNVRFLKLASLNIVKWTASSEYEYEDQDYFPRLQKLVLESCDALQEIPSCLGNSSTLEIIEVSKCPSCTSSLEEIQEEQRSNGYTDLKILTS